TCATGACTTAAGTGTTCACAAAACTATCATAAAGGACAACAAGCTACAGACTAAACTGTCGTTGCTAACTCCACAAAAGCACTGATGGCACTGGCAGGATTGTCTTTGCGTGCCACTAAATAAATAGTGGCTTGCGCAATATCCTTGTCCACTTGACGGTTGGCTAAACCATCGGTTTGGTGAAGTGATAACAGAGATTTCGGCACCATGCCTATACCCATGCCAGCCACCACACAAGCCAACATGGTGTAATGGCTAGGAATTTCAATGACGCGTTCACATCTTACATCATGTCGTTTTAGCCAGGTTTCCAATCTTTGACGATAGGAACAACCTTTGTTGTAACTCACCATGGTCAATGGTGATGGTAAGCTTTGTTCATCTTGCCAAACTTGCGGCATGATGAGCACCAACTCTTCTTCACAAAAAGGGGAGCATAACAGTCTCGCATCATTCGGTGGATCAGAGGTCATCACTAAGTCCAGCTCGCCCTTTAATACTTTATCAATCAAGGGCTCTGATGCAGCAGTCATCAGCTCCACCTGCACATCGGGATAGCGAACATGATACTTAGATAATAAAGAAGGCAAGTAGGATGCCGCACTGCTTTCCATGGAACCTAGCCTTAATAAGCCCGAAGGTTCAGATTGCGTTAATTCTGCAATAGCGTTTTTTTGTAGTTGCAAAATTTGCTGAGTGTATTCCAGTAGCCGAAGACCCGCTGACGTCACCACAAGGCGATTATGCTCACGGATAAATAAGTCTATGTTCAGCTCAGCTTCTAATTTCTTAATTCGTGCCGTAATGTTCGAAGGCACGCGATGCAAAGCTTCTGCGGCCCGTGTTACCCCTTTATGCTCTACCACTGCTTTAAAAACAATCAAGTCAGAAATTTCCATAGCAAGCCCCCCAATTACACCAGCAATAATTCATTTAAAATGAACGATATATTCTTAATTATTCATTTTTAATGAAGTCTAATATAGTCTAAACTGATTAAAAGTTAAACAAATGAGGATACCAAAATGACACAAGATACTTTGCCGCTAAAAGGCCTCGCCTATGCCTTGGCCGCTGTGGCGATTTGGACAGGGTTTATATTGGTATCCAAAGCAGGTAGTTTGGCTTCATTAGCCCTACCAGACATGATGATGGTGCGTTTTGGAACCGCCTTCGTATTATTTTCTCCTTTTATTTGGCAACACAGAGCCGCGATTCTGCAATGGCGCATGTTGGTGCTTGGTTTAATTGGTGGATTAGCCTACGCCTTATCAGTATTTAATGGCTTTGCTAATGCCCCAGCAACCCATGCTGCTTTGTTACTTCCGGGCTTAATGCCTATTATGATTGCCGTGTTTGCTTATTTTGTCGCAGGGGAGCGCCACTCAAGAGCGTCATGGCTGGGCATTTTTCTTAGCAGTTTAGGCATCATGGCGTTATTAATAGAAACCTTTACGTCTGGCAGTCAATATTGGTTAGGGGACAGTAGCTTTGTACTGGCTTGTATTTTCTGGGGCATTTTCACCGTATTACTAAGACGTTGGAAATTTGCTCCTTGGCAAGCCACTCTGGGCATCATTGCGGTGACTTTTAGCCTATTCGCTCCTGTCTATGTGCTTTTTTTGCCACATCATATTCTGGACGCTACGTGGCAAATGGTAGGCCTGCAAGCTTTCTATCAAGGTGTCATGGCAACCACCATACAAATGGTATGTTACGGTCGCGCTGTTCATTTAATTGGTGCAACACGAATGGGCAGCTTGATGGCGTTAGTCCCGGTATTTGCCAGCAGCTTAGCCGTACCTTTATTTAATGAAGCTTGGAGCCTAGGACTAACGATTGCTCTAGTGAGCATATTGCTTGGCACTCTCATAGGTAATCTGCCTATCAGCAGAATTCTATATCGTATATCGTCTACACCGTATTACTACAAGTAAATGTTATACTAATTTCGCTCACCTGAAGCATAAGGCAAACCTTTATATTCTGTCATGGCCTGTGGCAAAGACAAAGAATATGCCCACCATCAGTCCCCCTATTGACTGTTTTCTGAAGAAAGCAGTCAATGTCATATGTACTCCTGCAATTAACTTCCCGATAGATAAAAAAACGAATCTTACTGCTTAAAAGTAAAAGCAATACGAATTTTTCACTCTAAATACAGAACAAGTCGTTACTAAATCAAACCCAACGAACTCAATCGGATAATAGATAAAATAATCGCCTAAACAGCCTATAAACATCTTATTTTTACTATGAAAATCTACTAAAATTCACCATGAATAACTACACAAAACATTACACAGTAGTTATTCATAAGTGGAGAAATCTATAGGGAGACGACTCGATGACTTCACCTCACGCAATGAAATGTTAGAGCGAATCGCAGATACGCCGGGAAGTTTGCGCAAACTCTGCTCTACGAAACGACTGTAATCGTCTAAATCTTTCGCCACTACTTGCAACATAAAATCCGCTTCCCCTGTGGTGTTATGGCAAGCCAAAACGTATTCAGAGTTCGCAATTATTCGCTCAAATTCAAGGGTGCTTTCTTCATCGTGACTAGTACAAGAAATTTGTACAAAAGCCATGACGCCAAACCCCATACGACGCCGATCTAAGTTTGCTTGATAACTGGTAATAATCTGTTCTTCTTCAAGCCGTTTTAAGCGACGCCAGCAAGGTGTTTCACTCATAGAAACAGCATTGGCTAACTTGGCATTGGATATGCGCCCATTCTGCTGTATGAGAGACAATATTTGTTTATCAACTTTGTCGAGCTTCGCCAAAAGAAAGATCCTTTTTAAAATTAATAAATACTTAAAAGAAACTGCTAATAAAGTGCCAAATCGATACACAAATAGCAAAGCAATTTCCTCATTTGAGTCTAGACTGTTTCTCAAATACTTTATTCAGAGGGTGTAATGATGAAAGCAGTGGTGATCGAGAAATTTTCTTCTTTACCTAGTATCCAGCAGGTTGCTGATCCAATCCCAGCCTCACATGGCGTGGTCATTAAAGTCGAAGCCACTGGTGTATGTCGTAGTGATTGGCATTGTTGGCAAGGACACGACACTGATGTCGTTTTACCACACGTACCAGGTCATGAATTTGCTGGCATTATCGCGGAAGTAGGCAAAGATGTTACCCGCTTTAAAGTCGGCGACAGGGTGACGGTTCCTTTCATCAATGCTTGTGGTAGTTGTGCGGAATGTCACTCAGGCAATCACCAAGTATGTGGAAACCAAACTCAGCCGGGCTTCACTCATTGGGGATCTTTTGCTGAATACACTAGGGTAGACCACGCCGATATCAACCTAGTGGCACTACCAGAACACTTAGATTTTGCCACTGCGGCTAGCCTAGGCTGCCGGTTTGTCACCTCTTTTAGGGCAGTGGTAGATCAAGGAAAAGTCAGCGCAGGCCAATGGGTAGCAGTACATGGCTGCGGCGGTGTTGGTTTATCCGCCATCATGATAGCCAATGCACTAGGAGCCAATGTTATTGCAGTAGATATTGATCAAGGCAAACTGGAATTGGCTCGCACTTTAGGTGCGGTCGCCGTCATCAATGCCAACCAAGTCGCCGATGTGGCGGAGGCCATTATCGAGATCACCAAAGGCGGCGCACACGTTTCACTGGACGCTCTAGGTCATTCACTTACCGCGTTCAATTCTGTACGCAGCTTGCGTAAATTAGGCAAGCACATTCAGGTGGGTCTGTTGCTGGCCGATCATGCCACTCCGCCTATGCCAATGGCAAAAGTCATCGCGGATGAGTTAGAAATTATAGGCAGTCATGGTATGCAAGCGTATCGCTACGACGCCATGCTAAGCATGATGCTATCAGGGAAGTTGGCACCAGAAAAGCTCTTGGGGCGCACCATCAGCTTAGCAGAATCCATTAACGCATTAATCAGCATGGACACGACAAATACACCAGGCGTTACGGTAGTCACTCAATTTTAGAGAAGTCCTAATGTGGCGGGCATTTGTACATCAAATTAGCGCCATAGGTGTAAATATCAGTCATTGACTTTGCCCCTTACCCACAAACAAATAACACGCCAGCATCGGATCCGCCGGTGCTAAGCTGGTTTTAATGCCAAAAGGGGCAAACACCTTATTGACGATTGCTTGGGCTGGACTGCCTTTGTCTTGCTCTAGGTCACTCAAAGTTCGACGACTGACACCCACCAGCACGGCGAATTGCCCCTGATTCATGTGCAGAAATTGTTTGCGTAAATACTTGAGTAACTGGCCCTGAGTTAATTCCTCTAGCATATGCTGCCGTATTAAATCGATGAGTAAATTCTGCTGAGAAGGGGTGAATGAGTCGGTCATTTTTGCTCCTTTTGCGCAATATTATGCTCAAATATAGACATAAATATCGAGAAATGAGAAAAATTTTGCACAAAATTATTACAGGCAATAAAAATGAGCATAAATATGCTCATTTTTATTGCCTTGAGCTGTCGATTTAAGCGGAGGCTTTTTTCACAAACTGAGACTTCAACATCATGTCGCCCGCCCCATCCACTTTGCAATCAATATCGTGATCACCATC
The window above is part of the Marinomonas sp. THO17 genome. Proteins encoded here:
- a CDS encoding helix-turn-helix domain-containing protein yields the protein MTDSFTPSQQNLLIDLIRQHMLEELTQGQLLKYLRKQFLHMNQGQFAVLVGVSRRTLSDLEQDKGSPAQAIVNKVFAPFGIKTSLAPADPMLACYLFVGKGQSQ
- a CDS encoding zinc-dependent alcohol dehydrogenase family protein codes for the protein MKAVVIEKFSSLPSIQQVADPIPASHGVVIKVEATGVCRSDWHCWQGHDTDVVLPHVPGHEFAGIIAEVGKDVTRFKVGDRVTVPFINACGSCAECHSGNHQVCGNQTQPGFTHWGSFAEYTRVDHADINLVALPEHLDFATAASLGCRFVTSFRAVVDQGKVSAGQWVAVHGCGGVGLSAIMIANALGANVIAVDIDQGKLELARTLGAVAVINANQVADVAEAIIEITKGGAHVSLDALGHSLTAFNSVRSLRKLGKHIQVGLLLADHATPPMPMAKVIADELEIIGSHGMQAYRYDAMLSMMLSGKLAPEKLLGRTISLAESINALISMDTTNTPGVTVVTQF
- a CDS encoding Lrp/AsnC family transcriptional regulator, with the translated sequence MAKLDKVDKQILSLIQQNGRISNAKLANAVSMSETPCWRRLKRLEEEQIITSYQANLDRRRMGFGVMAFVQISCTSHDEESTLEFERIIANSEYVLACHNTTGEADFMLQVVAKDLDDYSRFVEQSLRKLPGVSAIRSNISLREVKSSSRLPIDFSTYE
- a CDS encoding DMT family transporter produces the protein MTQDTLPLKGLAYALAAVAIWTGFILVSKAGSLASLALPDMMMVRFGTAFVLFSPFIWQHRAAILQWRMLVLGLIGGLAYALSVFNGFANAPATHAALLLPGLMPIMIAVFAYFVAGERHSRASWLGIFLSSLGIMALLIETFTSGSQYWLGDSSFVLACIFWGIFTVLLRRWKFAPWQATLGIIAVTFSLFAPVYVLFLPHHILDATWQMVGLQAFYQGVMATTIQMVCYGRAVHLIGATRMGSLMALVPVFASSLAVPLFNEAWSLGLTIALVSILLGTLIGNLPISRILYRISSTPYYYK
- a CDS encoding LysR substrate-binding domain-containing protein, whose amino-acid sequence is MEISDLIVFKAVVEHKGVTRAAEALHRVPSNITARIKKLEAELNIDLFIREHNRLVVTSAGLRLLEYTQQILQLQKNAIAELTQSEPSGLLRLGSMESSAASYLPSLLSKYHVRYPDVQVELMTAASEPLIDKVLKGELDLVMTSDPPNDARLLCSPFCEEELVLIMPQVWQDEQSLPSPLTMVSYNKGCSYRQRLETWLKRHDVRCERVIEIPSHYTMLACVVAGMGIGMVPKSLLSLHQTDGLANRQVDKDIAQATIYLVARKDNPASAISAFVELATTV